The following proteins are encoded in a genomic region of Gossypium hirsutum isolate 1008001.06 chromosome D05, Gossypium_hirsutum_v2.1, whole genome shotgun sequence:
- the LOC107944534 gene encoding ATPase GET3B isoform X2, with protein sequence MAKAVAWHASFTSYSSSSSSSPFPRNPIVPVGFSLSLSPRIHTLSSAFPSLSIKPKRPNSSFEEDIAGFDEMVSGTERKYYMLGGKGGVGKTSCAASLAVKFANNGHHTLVVSTDPAHSLSDSFAQDLTGGMLVPVEGSDFPLFALEINPDKAREEFRDATKNNGGTGVKEFMDGMGLGMLVEQLGELKLGELLDTPPPGLDEAIAISKVMQFLESPQYNMFTRIVFDTAPTGHTLRLLSLPDFLDASIGKILKLRQKIASATSAIKSVFGQEETKQNAADKLERLRERMVKVRDLFRDADSTEFVIVTIPTVMAVSESSRLSASLKKENVPVKRLIVNQILPPSASDCKFCAVKRKDQMRALNVIQSDPELSSLKLIQSPLVDMEIRGVPALKFMGDIVWK encoded by the exons ATGGCGAAAGCTGTAGCTTGGCATGCTTCATTTACTTCatattcttcttcatcatcatcatctccaTTTCCAAGAAATCCCATTGTACCAGTTGGTTTTTCTCTTTCACTTTCACCCAGAATTCATACTTTATCTTCAGCTTTTCCTTCACTTTCCATCAAACCAAAAAGGCCCAACAGCTCTTTTGAAG AAGATATTGCCGGGTTTGACGAAATGGTTTCTGGGACAGAACGTAAGTATTACATGCTAGGCGGCAAGGGAGGTGTAGGGAAAACAAGTTGTGCTGCTTCACTAGCAGTTAAATTCGCAAATAATGGACACCACACTCTGGTGGTTTCTACTGATCCGGCTCATTCCTTGAGTGATTCTTTTGCGCAG GATTTGACTGGAGGGATGCTAGTACCGGTTGAAGGGTCTGACTTTCCATTGTTTGCTCTTGAG ATAAACCCAGACAAGGCTAGGGAAGAGTTTCGAGATGCAACTAAGAACAACGGTGGAACCGGGGTCAAAGAATTCATGGATGGCATGGGCCTTGGGATGCTTGTAGAACAG TTAGGAGAGCTGAAATTGGGAGAGCTACTTGACACTCCGCCTCCTGGTTTAGATGAAGCTATTGCAATTTCAAAG GTGATGCAATTTCTTGAATCACCGCAATATAATATGTTTACTCGAATAGTTTTTGACACTGCACCAACG GGACATACATTGCGACTTTTGTCATTGCCAGACTTCTTGGATGCATCAATAGGCAAGATTTTAAAG CTTAGACAGAAGATTGCTTCAGCCACCTCCGCCATAAAATCTGTTTTCGGGCAAGAAGAAACCAAACAGAATGCT GCTGACAAGTTGGAGCGATTGAGGGAGAGGATGGTAAAAGTGAGAGACCTTTTCCGTGATGCGGATTCTACAGAGTTTGTCATCGTCACAATCCCAACG GTGATGGCAGTTAGTGAGTCATCGAGGTTAAGTGCCTCCTTGAAGAAGGAAAATGTTCCTGTGAAGAGACTTATTGTTAATCAGATTCTTCCTCCATCTGCCTCTGACTGCAAGTTTTGTGCAGTGAAAAGGAAG GATCAGATGCGTGCTCTTAATGTGATCCAGAGTGATCCAGAGCTATCGAGTTTGAAGTTGATCCAGTCACCCTTAGTTGACATGGAGATTAGAGGTGTTCCAGCACTTAAATTTATGGGTGACATTGTTTGGAAATAA
- the LOC107944534 gene encoding ATPase GET3B isoform X1 — translation MAKAVAWHASFTSYSSSSSSSPFPRNPIVPVGFSLSLSPRIHTLSSAFPSLSIKPKRPNSSFEVRSVAAPAEDIAGFDEMVSGTERKYYMLGGKGGVGKTSCAASLAVKFANNGHHTLVVSTDPAHSLSDSFAQDLTGGMLVPVEGSDFPLFALEINPDKAREEFRDATKNNGGTGVKEFMDGMGLGMLVEQLGELKLGELLDTPPPGLDEAIAISKVMQFLESPQYNMFTRIVFDTAPTGHTLRLLSLPDFLDASIGKILKLRQKIASATSAIKSVFGQEETKQNAADKLERLRERMVKVRDLFRDADSTEFVIVTIPTVMAVSESSRLSASLKKENVPVKRLIVNQILPPSASDCKFCAVKRKDQMRALNVIQSDPELSSLKLIQSPLVDMEIRGVPALKFMGDIVWK, via the exons ATGGCGAAAGCTGTAGCTTGGCATGCTTCATTTACTTCatattcttcttcatcatcatcatctccaTTTCCAAGAAATCCCATTGTACCAGTTGGTTTTTCTCTTTCACTTTCACCCAGAATTCATACTTTATCTTCAGCTTTTCCTTCACTTTCCATCAAACCAAAAAGGCCCAACAGCTCTTTTGAAG TGAGATCTGTGGCTGCTCCTGCAGAAGATATTGCCGGGTTTGACGAAATGGTTTCTGGGACAGAACGTAAGTATTACATGCTAGGCGGCAAGGGAGGTGTAGGGAAAACAAGTTGTGCTGCTTCACTAGCAGTTAAATTCGCAAATAATGGACACCACACTCTGGTGGTTTCTACTGATCCGGCTCATTCCTTGAGTGATTCTTTTGCGCAG GATTTGACTGGAGGGATGCTAGTACCGGTTGAAGGGTCTGACTTTCCATTGTTTGCTCTTGAG ATAAACCCAGACAAGGCTAGGGAAGAGTTTCGAGATGCAACTAAGAACAACGGTGGAACCGGGGTCAAAGAATTCATGGATGGCATGGGCCTTGGGATGCTTGTAGAACAG TTAGGAGAGCTGAAATTGGGAGAGCTACTTGACACTCCGCCTCCTGGTTTAGATGAAGCTATTGCAATTTCAAAG GTGATGCAATTTCTTGAATCACCGCAATATAATATGTTTACTCGAATAGTTTTTGACACTGCACCAACG GGACATACATTGCGACTTTTGTCATTGCCAGACTTCTTGGATGCATCAATAGGCAAGATTTTAAAG CTTAGACAGAAGATTGCTTCAGCCACCTCCGCCATAAAATCTGTTTTCGGGCAAGAAGAAACCAAACAGAATGCT GCTGACAAGTTGGAGCGATTGAGGGAGAGGATGGTAAAAGTGAGAGACCTTTTCCGTGATGCGGATTCTACAGAGTTTGTCATCGTCACAATCCCAACG GTGATGGCAGTTAGTGAGTCATCGAGGTTAAGTGCCTCCTTGAAGAAGGAAAATGTTCCTGTGAAGAGACTTATTGTTAATCAGATTCTTCCTCCATCTGCCTCTGACTGCAAGTTTTGTGCAGTGAAAAGGAAG GATCAGATGCGTGCTCTTAATGTGATCCAGAGTGATCCAGAGCTATCGAGTTTGAAGTTGATCCAGTCACCCTTAGTTGACATGGAGATTAGAGGTGTTCCAGCACTTAAATTTATGGGTGACATTGTTTGGAAATAA
- the LOC121217955 gene encoding uncharacterized protein C24H6.02c yields the protein MSHFRRLLSLLARNQPQTSLFKEPPSPAISSASVSLNGRYDFYRRWLQTQPDPSGLAIDNTENQEADSLKPSETNDFAMKHTAISNLKTSARHDLAMIFTCKVCETRSVKTVCRESYQKGVVVVRCGGCNNLHLIADRLGWFGEPGSIEEYLAARGEEVKKGSVETLNLTLEDLAGKGAL from the exons ATGTCTCACTTTCGGCGGCTTCTGTCTCTTCTTGCTCGAAATCAACCTCAAACCTCTCTTTTCAAag AACCTCCTTCACCAGCCATCTCTTCTGCAAGTGTATCCCTCAACGGTAGATATGACTTTTATAGAAGATGGCTCCAAACTCAACCTGATCCTTCCGGCCTGGCTATTGACAACACCGAAAACCAAGAAGCCGACAGTTTAAAGCCTTCGGAGACAAATGATTTTGCCATGAAGCATACTGCTATATCTAACTTGAAAACATCTGCAAGGCACGATCTTGCCATGATATTCACGTGCAAAGTCTGTGAAACGAGATCAGTTAAGACAGTTTGCCGTGAATCATACCAGAAAGGTGTGGTTGTGGTGAGATGTGGAGGATGTAATAATTTACATCTGATTGCAGACCGGCTCGGTTGGTTCGGTGAACCAGGAAGCATAGAAGAGTATCTAGCTGCTCGTGGGGAGGAAGTGAAGAAAGGCTCAGTTGAAACCCTGAATCTAACTCTTGAAGATTTAGCTGGAAAGGGAGCCCTTTAA